Proteins from a genomic interval of Caldicellulosiruptor diazotrophicus:
- the pulA gene encoding type I pullulanase, which translates to MIVRAYIDDFDEIVVVLSQMVHSVKKEDFKVFLNDEEIDIQGIDKIIPHSDNPAEAETRGYEICEQKGKIRFVLKEGHFNYHRKPYRKPVFVIGEMNDWQISPEWEMTYSKLRNRYELIKDLKEIKIGQKFKFAEGASQRLWYPPGFGNDIVITEYFDRETAFANMIKIITSKKLLPNLKYKVVYKLEHIWARPREILTRSEFFYPDELGMKYEPYGTYFKLWAPTAYKVKVKIFDESENFRFEKEMVRSENGTWNIYLTGDLKHHYYLYEVWHYNYDEDEGFIVYEVPDPYSKASSSNSQKSFIFDPADTLIEGWQQDEFVKTIEKQQDAIIYEMHVRDFTIDKTSGVDEKFRGKFLGLCQKSLYKEKFSTGLLHLKELGITHIHLLPISDFGSVDDKNPDKKYNWGYDPVLYQCPEYWYSTKSGGIEALKELRTMIKTLHQNDIGVVMDVVFNHTYHIKGEKFSIFDKIVPGYFYRIDDYGDYSNATGCGNEIATEKPMVRKFILDTIIYWTEEFHIDGFRFDLMGLIDALTMRMIAKEVRKRNPNALIYGEGWVMGDSLCLLEERTTIESTAHQGYSIGLFNDRIRDSIRGDLDGFKTGYMHGNLSDVERLKQGINAAIDDFAKEPDECVNYVSCHDNLTLFDKAQKTMVGEDIFWIDRACRLANAIILTSQGIAFLHGGVELNRSKGGHPNTYNAGDSINKIDWSLKEKFYDTFKFYCDLIKLRREHMAFRMRSSGEIRKYLKFLPAPDGVVAFLISYPYDAWKRIIVAYNPFKEKKSVTLPEGIWKIKANDGVIFSEENELEAIGSFEIAPISLFIAYQK; encoded by the coding sequence ATGATAGTGAGAGCATATATAGATGATTTTGATGAGATAGTTGTTGTACTTTCTCAAATGGTTCACTCTGTTAAGAAAGAAGATTTTAAAGTGTTTTTAAATGATGAAGAAATAGACATACAAGGAATAGACAAAATAATTCCTCACTCTGACAATCCAGCTGAAGCGGAAACAAGAGGTTATGAGATATGCGAACAAAAGGGAAAGATAAGGTTTGTTTTAAAAGAAGGACATTTTAATTATCATAGAAAACCATACAGAAAACCAGTTTTTGTAATTGGTGAAATGAACGACTGGCAAATTTCACCTGAGTGGGAGATGACATATTCTAAATTGAGAAATAGATATGAACTTATAAAGGATTTAAAAGAAATAAAGATAGGTCAGAAATTCAAATTTGCAGAAGGTGCGAGTCAAAGACTTTGGTATCCACCGGGATTTGGTAATGATATTGTTATAACTGAGTACTTTGATAGAGAAACTGCTTTTGCAAATATGATAAAAATTATTACCTCAAAGAAGCTACTGCCAAATTTAAAATACAAGGTTGTCTATAAATTAGAACATATCTGGGCAAGACCAAGAGAAATTTTAACAAGGTCTGAGTTTTTTTATCCAGATGAGCTTGGAATGAAATATGAACCATATGGCACATACTTTAAACTATGGGCCCCTACTGCATATAAAGTTAAGGTTAAAATATTTGATGAAAGCGAAAATTTCAGATTCGAAAAAGAGATGGTACGTTCTGAGAATGGTACATGGAACATCTATCTTACAGGTGACTTAAAACACCACTACTATCTTTATGAGGTTTGGCATTACAATTATGATGAGGACGAAGGGTTTATAGTGTATGAGGTTCCTGATCCTTACTCAAAAGCTTCTTCCTCAAACTCTCAAAAATCTTTTATATTTGACCCGGCAGATACGCTTATTGAAGGCTGGCAACAGGATGAGTTTGTGAAAACGATAGAAAAACAACAAGATGCTATCATTTACGAGATGCACGTGCGAGACTTTACAATTGATAAAACCTCAGGTGTAGATGAAAAATTTAGAGGAAAGTTTTTAGGTCTTTGCCAGAAGAGCCTTTACAAAGAAAAGTTTTCAACCGGTCTGTTACATCTAAAAGAGCTTGGAATTACCCATATTCATCTTCTTCCCATTTCTGATTTTGGAAGTGTTGATGATAAAAATCCTGACAAAAAGTACAACTGGGGATATGACCCTGTTTTGTACCAGTGTCCAGAGTACTGGTATTCAACAAAAAGTGGTGGAATTGAGGCATTAAAAGAGCTTAGAACCATGATTAAGACCTTGCACCAAAATGACATAGGCGTTGTGATGGATGTTGTTTTCAACCACACGTACCATATAAAGGGTGAGAAATTCTCAATTTTTGACAAGATTGTTCCTGGATATTTTTACAGGATAGATGACTATGGTGACTATTCGAATGCGACAGGATGTGGCAATGAAATCGCGACAGAAAAACCAATGGTAAGAAAATTTATACTTGATACTATAATATACTGGACAGAAGAGTTTCATATAGATGGTTTTAGATTTGACTTGATGGGACTTATTGATGCACTTACTATGAGAATGATTGCAAAAGAAGTGCGGAAGCGAAATCCTAATGCTCTTATTTATGGTGAAGGGTGGGTTATGGGAGATAGTCTTTGCCTTTTGGAAGAAAGAACAACTATTGAATCTACAGCACATCAAGGTTACTCTATAGGTCTTTTTAATGATAGAATAAGGGATAGCATAAGAGGAGATTTAGATGGTTTTAAGACAGGGTATATGCATGGAAATCTTTCTGATGTTGAGAGACTAAAACAAGGTATAAATGCAGCCATTGATGATTTTGCAAAGGAACCAGATGAATGTGTAAATTATGTTTCATGTCACGACAATTTAACACTTTTTGACAAGGCACAAAAGACAATGGTTGGTGAAGATATATTCTGGATTGACCGTGCGTGTCGGTTGGCAAATGCAATCATTTTGACGTCTCAGGGCATTGCGTTTTTGCATGGAGGAGTTGAACTTAACAGAAGTAAAGGTGGACACCCAAACACATATAACGCAGGGGATAGTATAAACAAGATTGATTGGAGTTTAAAAGAAAAATTCTATGACACCTTTAAATTTTATTGTGACCTTATAAAACTGCGAAGGGAACATATGGCGTTTAGAATGCGTTCATCAGGTGAAATAAGAAAATATCTAAAATTCTTGCCAGCACCTGATGGTGTTGTGGCTTTTTTGATTTCATATCCTTATGATGCATGGAAAAGAATAATTGTTGCCTACAATCCTTTTAAAGAAAAGAAGTCAGTTACACTTCCTGAAGGAATATGGAAGATAAAAGCAAATGATGGTGTTATATTTTCAGAAGAAAATGAGCTGGAAGCGATAGGCAGTTTTGAAATTGCACCTATTAGTCTTTTTATAGCGTATCAGAAATGA
- a CDS encoding putative bifunctional diguanylate cyclase/phosphodiesterase — translation MSEKNKDLNCKANNYAAKISILYALISALWILISDTLTAKIFPTKNFLAILSIIKGLLFVTVTASLLYFLIRKKIYSLYLSENKLHTALEELQKTNKELAKTQEKLVIQYKKLVKNQEKIKELAYFDQLTNLPNRNHFLLALDKAIKDASFKGQQIALICIDIDDFGKINNTLGHATGDVVLKEIAKRLKNIVSDNGFVARLTGDEFGIIIYNFLDLNVLNYFIYKIFNSFSASWEIMEYDFYITPSMGIAIYPSDGQDSISLLKNADKALKLAKEKGKNTFCFYNLEMDNILQQRLEFESDLRKAIEKGQFILYYQPIIDFRKMRICGAEALIRWLHPQKGLVPPTSFIPIAEQTGLISQIGKWVVVKVISDMKNIKKSIDYNFYVSFNASLREFSSANFVDDIIYTVDSLNGDFSSLGIEITESVAMADIQSTIQTLNTLRTRGMKVFLDDFGTGYSSLNYLKQLPIDVVKIDRSFIANMIIDIKEQKIAESLINLSHILGLKVVAEGIEDSQQAEILKSFECDFGQGYLFGKPLPKDQFIEFAKRF, via the coding sequence ATGTCAGAAAAAAATAAAGATTTAAATTGCAAAGCAAACAACTATGCAGCAAAAATTTCTATATTGTATGCATTAATTAGCGCTTTGTGGATATTGATTTCAGATACACTCACAGCTAAAATTTTCCCAACCAAAAATTTTCTTGCTATTCTTTCTATTATAAAAGGATTACTTTTTGTAACAGTCACAGCAAGTCTTTTGTATTTTCTCATACGGAAAAAAATTTACTCATTATACCTTTCTGAAAATAAACTTCACACTGCGTTAGAAGAACTCCAAAAAACCAATAAAGAACTTGCAAAAACTCAAGAAAAACTTGTTATACAATACAAAAAACTTGTGAAAAATCAGGAAAAAATAAAAGAGCTTGCTTACTTTGATCAGTTAACTAACCTGCCAAACAGAAACCACTTTTTATTGGCACTTGACAAAGCAATAAAAGATGCAAGTTTTAAAGGACAACAAATAGCCCTTATATGTATTGATATTGATGACTTTGGAAAGATTAACAATACACTTGGTCATGCCACAGGCGATGTAGTGTTAAAAGAAATAGCAAAGCGATTAAAAAATATAGTAAGTGATAATGGATTTGTTGCACGACTAACAGGCGATGAGTTTGGAATTATTATTTACAACTTTCTCGATTTAAATGTTCTCAACTATTTTATTTATAAAATCTTTAACTCATTCTCAGCTTCATGGGAAATAATGGAATATGATTTTTACATCACACCAAGCATGGGTATTGCGATATACCCCTCAGATGGACAGGATAGCATATCACTTTTAAAGAATGCTGATAAGGCTTTAAAACTTGCCAAAGAAAAGGGTAAAAACACATTCTGCTTTTATAATCTGGAAATGGACAATATACTTCAGCAACGACTGGAATTTGAGTCAGATTTGAGAAAAGCAATCGAAAAAGGTCAGTTTATTCTTTACTATCAACCAATCATAGACTTCAGAAAAATGAGGATATGCGGTGCAGAAGCTCTTATTCGTTGGCTTCATCCTCAAAAAGGTCTTGTTCCGCCTACTTCTTTCATACCAATAGCAGAGCAAACAGGACTTATTTCGCAAATCGGCAAATGGGTGGTTGTAAAAGTTATTTCTGATATGAAGAATATAAAAAAGTCAATAGATTATAATTTTTATGTATCATTTAATGCATCGTTGAGAGAATTTTCAAGCGCAAATTTTGTGGATGATATTATATACACAGTTGACTCGCTTAATGGCGACTTTTCTTCCTTAGGCATTGAAATTACTGAATCTGTTGCAATGGCAGATATTCAAAGCACTATACAAACTCTAAATACTCTCAGAACAAGAGGTATGAAAGTATTTCTCGATGATTTTGGAACAGGTTATTCCTCTCTTAATTATCTAAAGCAGCTTCCCATTGACGTGGTGAAAATCGACAGAAGTTTTATAGCCAATATGATTATTGACATAAAAGAACAAAAAATAGCTGAAAGTCTGATTAACCTTTCTCATATCTTAGGTCTAAAGGTTGTGGCTGAAGGTATTGAAGATAGTCAACAAGCTGAAATACTAAAATCTTTTGAGTGTGATTTTGGACAGGGGTATTTGTTCGGAAAACCTCTTCCAAAAGACCAATTTATAGAATTTGCTAAGAGATTTTGA
- the rimI gene encoding ribosomal protein S18-alanine N-acetyltransferase yields the protein MIKGRVRRMTRKDIDMVHEIEVLSFPVPWSKESFEYEVQNESAIYYVYEEDGKVWGFAGMHHIVDEGHITNIAVHPQKRGQGIGKLLLSALISYAKKNGLVGLTLEVRSKNHVAISLYKSFGFVEEGIRKNYYSNPPDDAIIMWLWL from the coding sequence ATGATAAAAGGCAGAGTAAGAAGAATGACAAGAAAAGACATTGATATGGTGCACGAGATAGAAGTTTTATCGTTTCCTGTGCCATGGAGCAAAGAAAGCTTTGAGTATGAGGTTCAAAATGAGTCGGCTATATATTATGTATATGAAGAAGATGGCAAAGTTTGGGGGTTTGCAGGAATGCATCATATTGTAGACGAAGGGCACATTACAAATATTGCTGTACATCCTCAAAAACGAGGGCAGGGGATAGGGAAACTTCTTCTTTCTGCCCTCATTTCATATGCAAAAAAAAATGGTTTGGTTGGCCTTACGCTTGAGGTGAGAAGCAAAAACCATGTTGCCATTTCGCTTTATAAAAGTTTTGGATTTGTGGAGGAAGGTATAAGAAAAAATTATTATTCAAATCCACCAGATGATGCCATAATTATGTGGCTGTGGCTTTAG
- the tsaB gene encoding tRNA (adenosine(37)-N6)-threonylcarbamoyltransferase complex dimerization subunit type 1 TsaB has translation MKILAIETSGKVASAALLEDYKIISEIVLNTKLVHSVMLIDLIDKVLKNASSEIDDIDLFAVSIGPGSFTGLRIGVSTIKGFCYATSKPCVGIDTLMALCYNFWACSDFLMPILDAKSQKVFTGIFKFENGKLKTYHPTSILDIEEAKELAKKYEPILLGEGLDIYDFSEFKISPKFLQYQKASNVGILAYEFAQEGKVCSHFNLVPVYLKKSYAERDHNT, from the coding sequence ATGAAGATATTGGCGATTGAGACATCTGGCAAGGTTGCAAGCGCTGCTTTGCTGGAAGATTACAAGATAATTTCTGAGATAGTTCTTAACACAAAACTTGTCCACTCTGTGATGTTAATCGACTTAATTGACAAGGTATTAAAAAATGCCTCAAGTGAAATAGATGATATTGACCTATTTGCGGTATCAATAGGACCTGGTTCTTTTACCGGACTTAGAATTGGTGTTTCAACAATAAAAGGTTTTTGCTATGCAACTTCAAAGCCATGTGTAGGCATTGATACTTTGATGGCTCTTTGCTATAACTTTTGGGCTTGTTCAGATTTTCTGATGCCCATTTTGGATGCGAAGTCGCAAAAGGTATTTACTGGAATTTTTAAATTTGAAAATGGTAAGCTTAAAACATATCATCCGACTTCAATACTCGATATTGAAGAAGCAAAAGAGCTTGCAAAAAAGTATGAACCTATTTTGCTTGGCGAAGGTTTGGACATTTATGATTTTTCTGAGTTTAAAATTTCGCCTAAGTTTTTGCAGTATCAAAAAGCATCAAATGTTGGAATTCTGGCTTATGAATTTGCCCAAGAAGGTAAGGTTTGTTCGCACTTTAATCTTGTTCCTGTTTATTTAAAAAAATCATATGCAGAGAGGGATCACAATACATGA
- the tsaE gene encoding tRNA (adenosine(37)-N6)-threonylcarbamoyltransferase complex ATPase subunit type 1 TsaE: MKEIMSYSYDETVSIGYNIGRNLFKGAIITLEGELGSGKTALTRGIAKAFGIEDISSPTFTIFHVYEGEDDILVYHFDIYRIEETELEDIGYEEYFYGDGIVIIEWADKLKRLHPKEYLKVEILKIDENVRKILITGVGEKYKNVEDVIEKDEDIGD, from the coding sequence ATGAAGGAGATAATGTCTTATTCGTATGATGAGACAGTGTCGATTGGCTATAACATTGGAAGAAATCTTTTCAAAGGTGCTATTATTACTTTAGAAGGAGAACTTGGCAGCGGAAAAACTGCACTGACAAGGGGGATAGCCAAGGCTTTTGGAATTGAAGATATTTCAAGTCCAACATTTACTATATTTCATGTTTATGAAGGGGAAGATGACATTTTAGTTTATCATTTTGACATTTACAGGATTGAAGAGACAGAGCTTGAAGATATAGGGTATGAGGAATATTTTTATGGTGATGGTATTGTGATAATTGAGTGGGCTGATAAGTTGAAAAGGCTTCATCCAAAGGAATATTTAAAGGTTGAGATTCTGAAGATAGATGAAAATGTTCGAAAAATATTAATAACAGGTGTTGGAGAAAAATACAAAAATGTTGAGGATGTGATAGAAAAAGATGAAGATATTGGCGATTGA
- a CDS encoding amidohydrolase — MDILIKNAKIYTMDEKGIIEKGDILIKDGKIAMVDQNINEDSSIVIDATGRLVFPGFIDAHSHIGMWEDSVGFEGADGNEDSDPVTPHLRAIDAINPFDRSFQEAIEGGVTCVATGPGSANVIGGQFCVIKTFGKRVDKMVVKEPAAMKVAFGENPKSVYHEKHQMPQTRMATAAILREALFKAREYLNKKLEAQQDEEKDMPEFDMKSESLIKVLTKEIPLKAHAHRADDIFTAIRIAKEFDVNLTLDHVTDGYLIVDELKQENIPCIVGPNLTDRSKVELKNLDFKNPGILSKEGILVAIMTDHPVIPQKYLILCCALACKSGMDEIEALKAITINPAKILGIDNRVGSIKEGKDADIVIYKGHPFDIFSEVEYVLIDGKVVYHRK; from the coding sequence ATGGACATTTTAATAAAAAATGCAAAAATTTACACAATGGATGAAAAAGGAATTATTGAAAAAGGCGATATACTTATTAAAGATGGCAAGATAGCAATGGTTGACCAAAACATAAATGAAGATAGTAGCATAGTAATAGACGCAACAGGCAGGCTTGTCTTTCCAGGGTTTATAGATGCGCACTCACACATAGGAATGTGGGAAGACTCTGTCGGGTTTGAAGGTGCTGATGGTAACGAAGACTCAGACCCTGTCACGCCACACTTAAGAGCAATTGATGCTATAAATCCGTTTGACAGAAGTTTTCAAGAGGCAATTGAAGGTGGTGTTACATGTGTTGCAACAGGACCGGGAAGCGCTAACGTGATAGGCGGGCAGTTTTGTGTCATCAAGACGTTTGGCAAGAGAGTTGACAAAATGGTTGTGAAAGAACCTGCTGCAATGAAGGTTGCATTTGGTGAAAATCCAAAGAGCGTATACCACGAAAAACATCAGATGCCTCAAACACGCATGGCAACTGCTGCAATCTTAAGAGAGGCACTTTTTAAAGCAAGAGAGTACCTAAATAAAAAACTTGAGGCTCAGCAGGATGAGGAAAAAGATATGCCAGAGTTTGATATGAAAAGTGAAAGTCTTATAAAGGTTTTGACAAAAGAAATTCCGCTGAAAGCACATGCTCACAGGGCAGATGACATATTCACGGCAATAAGAATTGCCAAAGAATTTGATGTAAATCTCACCCTTGACCATGTCACAGACGGATATTTGATTGTGGATGAACTAAAACAAGAAAATATTCCGTGTATTGTTGGACCAAACCTTACTGATAGGTCAAAGGTTGAGCTTAAAAACCTTGATTTTAAAAATCCAGGTATACTTTCTAAAGAAGGCATTCTTGTTGCTATTATGACAGACCATCCTGTAATTCCGCAAAAATATCTTATTTTATGTTGCGCGCTTGCATGCAAAAGCGGAATGGATGAAATAGAGGCTCTAAAAGCAATTACCATAAACCCTGCAAAGATTTTAGGAATTGATAACAGAGTTGGGAGTATAAAGGAAGGCAAAGATGCTGATATTGTAATATACAAGGGTCATCCTTTTGACATATTTTCTGAGGTTGAATATGTCTTGATTGATGGTAAAGTTGTATATCATCGCAAATAA
- the folE2 gene encoding GTP cyclohydrolase FolE2 has protein sequence MIDVQSQKDLRGISIQKVGIKDLNWPIVVMDRENKTQTTIAKITAAAELKGDIRGTHMSRFIEAIDELKVVGPKEIEKLLDRIKEKLNSEKAYIKFDFPYFINKRTPVTGTLSPLKVDCYFEAEKDQKFDLKVGVIVPVHTLCPCSKEISEYGAHNQRAYVTIEVRMKKFMWIEELVEIAEASASCPLYSILKRPDEKWVTERAYQNPRFVEDLLREVVLKVKEDNRIKWYRVFVESIESIHNHNAFAYIEGEITK, from the coding sequence ATGATTGATGTTCAGAGCCAGAAAGACCTTCGTGGTATCAGTATTCAAAAAGTTGGGATAAAAGATTTAAACTGGCCGATTGTTGTAATGGATAGAGAAAACAAAACTCAGACAACAATTGCAAAAATCACTGCTGCTGCAGAGCTAAAAGGTGATATCAGAGGCACGCACATGTCCAGGTTCATTGAAGCTATAGATGAGCTAAAAGTTGTGGGACCTAAAGAGATAGAAAAACTTTTGGATAGAATAAAAGAAAAGCTTAATTCAGAAAAAGCCTATATAAAATTTGATTTTCCTTACTTTATCAACAAAAGAACACCTGTGACAGGGACCCTCTCACCACTTAAAGTTGACTGTTATTTTGAAGCTGAAAAAGACCAGAAATTTGACCTTAAAGTGGGTGTGATTGTTCCTGTTCACACTCTGTGTCCATGCTCAAAAGAAATTTCGGAGTATGGGGCTCACAACCAGAGAGCTTATGTGACGATAGAGGTGAGGATGAAGAAGTTTATGTGGATTGAGGAACTTGTTGAGATTGCAGAAGCTTCTGCATCATGTCCTCTTTATTCTATTTTAAAAAGACCTGACGAGAAATGGGTAACAGAGAGAGCTTACCAGAACCCTCGCTTTGTTGAAGACCTTTTAAGAGAAGTTGTTTTAAAAGTAAAGGAAGATAATAGAATAAAATGGTATAGGGTTTTTGTGGAGTCAATTGAAAGTATTCACAACCACAATGCCTTTGCGTATATTGAAGGTGAAATAACAAAATGA
- the queD gene encoding 6-carboxytetrahydropterin synthase QueD has protein sequence MLLKKIFKFDAAHNLTKYNGKCENLHGHTYKLVVTVEGKPDNQDMVIDFVLLKKIVQDEVIDILDHAYINDIIENPTAENIAKWIWGKLSKKIEEQGVKLYEIEVWETEDSSVIYRGEDE, from the coding sequence ATGCTTCTCAAAAAAATCTTCAAATTTGATGCAGCGCATAATCTCACAAAGTACAATGGAAAATGTGAAAACCTTCACGGGCACACATACAAGCTTGTTGTGACAGTGGAAGGAAAACCCGATAACCAGGACATGGTGATAGACTTTGTGCTTTTAAAGAAGATTGTACAGGATGAAGTGATTGACATCTTAGACCATGCATATATAAACGATATTATAGAAAATCCTACTGCTGAAAACATTGCAAAGTGGATATGGGGAAAACTGAGCAAAAAGATAGAGGAACAAGGCGTCAAGCTTTATGAAATTGAAGTGTGGGAGACAGAGGACAGTAGCGTCATATACAGGGGTGAAGATGAATGA